The Brassica napus cultivar Da-Ae chromosome C7, Da-Ae, whole genome shotgun sequence genome has a segment encoding these proteins:
- the LOC125590605 gene encoding uncharacterized protein LOC125590605, which yields MCIDYRKLNSATRKDHFPLPFIDQMLERLANHPYYCFLDGYSGFFQIPIHPEDQEKTTFTCPYGTFAYRRMPFGLCNAPATFQRCMMSIFTDLIEDIMEVFMDDFSVYGSSFTDCLANLCKVLERCEEKNLVLNWEKCHFMVKDGIVLGFYRRFIKDFSMIARPLTRLLCKEAKFVFDADCLAAFQILKKSLVSAPIVQPPDWDLPFEIMCDASDYAIGAVLGQRKDKKLHVIYYASRTLDDAQIKYATTEKELLAVVYAFEKFRSYLVGSKVIVHTDHAALKYLMTKKDAKPRLLRWILLLQEFDIEIRDKRGAENGVADHLSRMRVEAETPLDDTLPEENVYVITLLEDEYLDQADCCVMRQIQDDLPWFADFANYLCAGIEPPNLKGYERKKVWGIDFMGPFPSSYGNEYILVAVDYVSKWVEAVASKTNDSSVVKKMFKTVIFPRFGIPRVVISDGGSHFINKTFDKLLKKHGVKHKVATPYHPQTSGQVEISNREIKGILEKAVGKTRKDWAVKLDDALWAYRTAYKTPLGTTPFNLVYGKSCHLPVELEYSGFWATKLMNFDIKTAAERRMVQLNELDEIRLNAYENTKIYKERNKAWHDRKIIPRDFAAGDKVLLFNSRLKLFPGKLKSRWSGPFTITEVRPYGAVVLEENGRKFTVNGQRLKPYFTDAKPEEGTNIPLSEPDLA from the exons atgtgcattgactacaggaagctaaactcagccacaaggaaagaccacttcccacttcctttcattgaccagatgctggaaagactagccaaccacccctactactgttttctcgatggctactccgggttctttcagatacccattcatccagaggaccaagagaagacaacattcacctgtccatacggtacttttgcctacaggagaatgcccttcggattgtgcaatgctcctgccactttccagagatgcatgatgtcgatctttactgatcttattgaggacattatggaggtttttatggacgatttctcagtctacggttcttcatttaccgactgccttgctaatctgtgcaaggtgctggaaagatgtgaggagaagaacttggtgcTAAATTGGGAGAAATGCcatttcatggtgaaagatggcattgttttg ggtttttacaggaggtttatcaaagacttctctatgatagcgaggccactcacccgtctgctgtgcaaagaagcgaagtttgtttttgatgctgactgcctcgctgcgtttcagattctcaagaagtctctagtcagtgctcccattgtgcagccaccagattgggacttgccatttgaaataatgtgtgacgcaagtgattacgcgattggagctgttttggggcagagaaaagacaagaaactccatgtgatctattatgccagccgaacgcttgatgatgctcaaatcaagtatgctaccactgagaaggagttgctggcagtagtttatgctttcgagaagttcaggtcctatttggtgggctcgaaagtaattgtgcacacagatcatgcagccttgaagtacctgatgacgaaaaaagatgctaaaccgagactcttaaggtggatcttactgctacaggagtttgatattgagatcagagacaagagaggagcagaaaatggagtggcagatcatctttcgcgaatgagagtggaagctgaaacaccactggatgatacattacccgaggagaatgtctatgtgatcaccttgctggaggatgagtatttggatcaggctgattgctgtgtcatgagacaaattcaggatgatctaccatggtttgcagactttgcaaactacctatgtgctggaattgaaccaccgaacctgaaggggtatgagaggaaaaag gtatggggaattgattttatgggccctttcccatcttcttatggaaatgagtacatcctggttgcggttgattatgtctccaagtgggtggaagcagtagccagcaagacaaatgactctagtgttgtcaagaaaatgttcaagacagtcatttttccaagattcgggatcccgagagtggttattagtgatggaggctctcacttcatcaacaagacgttcgataaactgctgaagaaacatggagtaaagcataaggtagctacaccttatcatcctcagacaagtgggcaggttgaaatatcgaaccgagaaatcaaggggattttggagaaggctgtaggcaaaacaaggaaagactgggctgtgaagcttgatgacgccttatgggcgtatagaaccgcctacaagactcccttgggcaccactccttttaatctggtctatggaaagtcttgtcacctacctgtggaattggagtacagtggtttttgggcaacgaagttgatgaacttcgacattaaaaccgctgcagaaaggaggatggttcagttgaacgagctggacgagattcggttgaacgcctatgagaacaccaaaatctacaaggaaagaaATAAGGCGTGGCATGACAGAAAGATAATCCCGAGAGACTTCGCTGCTGGAGACAAAGTCCTTCTgttcaactctagactcaagctatttcctggaaagcttaagtctcgttggtccggacCTTTCACCATCACAGAGGTTAGACCTTATGGAGCTGTTGTCTTGGAAGAGAATGGGAGGAAGTTCACAGTCAATGGCCAGAGGCTAAAACCTTACTTCACAGATGCAAAACCCGAAGAAGGAACCAACATTCCTTTATCGGAACCTGATCTCgcctaa
- the LOC106350917 gene encoding glutathione S-transferase T3-like: MDPRNPYSQNSGYMGLLNNVHNNNVQENFPYESYPSTVDIGASEITPFSSQQSEAPSQPQDTPVEHMVRRKWTPRDDEVVISAWLNTSKDAVVGNSMKLQTFWKRVDEYFAATLHEKIENVHCKQRWHRINDQTNKFCAAFAAAERQITSGQSDNDVLKLAHEIFYSDQGQKFTLEHPWCVLRHEQKWISLNTPTPTGSKRKSGEVSSQTSSAAVGEVSSDSSMRPECIKAAKANRNIRKGKAIEDYKTIMEGKMEELARKEKLSKLAILDTLLAKKDPPSLSEETVKNKLLVDLF, encoded by the coding sequence aTGGATCCAAGGAATCCATATAGCCAGAATTCTGGTTATATGGGGCTTCTTAACAATGTTCACAATAATAATGTTCAGgaaaactttccttatgaaAGTTATCCTTCCACTGTCGACATTGGCGCCTCAGAAATCACTCCTTTTAGTTCCCAACAGTCTGAGGCACCATCCCAACCTCAGGACACACCTGTGGAGCATATGGTGAGAAGGAAATGGACGCCGCGTGATGACGAGGTTGTGATTAGTGCGTGGCTTAACACATCAAAGGACGCCGTTGTCGGAAATTCTATGAAGTTACAGACCTTCTGGAAACGCGTTGATGAGTACTTTGCAGCAACTCTTCATGAGAAGATAGAGAATGTTCattgtaagcagaggtggcacAGAATCAATGATCAGACGAATAAGTTCTGTGCCGCATTCGCTGCTGCAGAGAGACAAATAACCAGCGGTCAGAGTGACAATGACGTCCTAAAGCTGGCTCATGAAATCTTCTACTCTGATCAGGGTCAGAAGTTTACCCTCGAGCACCCGTGGTGTGTCCTGCGGCACGAACAAAAGTGGATAAGCCTTAACACACCTACGCCCACCGGTTCAAAGAGAAAGAGTGGGGAGGTCAGTTCCCAAACTTCAAGCGCAGCTGTGGGTGAGGTCAGTTCCGACTCTTCAATGCGTCCTGAATGTATCAAGGCTGCGAAAGCAAACAGGAATATTAGAAAAGGAAAGGCTATTGAGGACTATAAGACCATTATGGAGGGCAAGATGGAAGAACTGGCGAGGAAGGAGAAACTGTCGAAGCTGGCGATATTAGACACTCTCCTTGCTAAGAAGGATCCACCAAGTTTGAGTGAAGAAACTGTTAAGAACAAGCTGTTGGTCGATCTGTTCTAG
- the LOC106408152 gene encoding uncharacterized protein LOC106408152, which yields MCIDYRKLNSATRKDHFPLPFIDQMLERLANHPYYCFLDGYSGFFQIPIHPEDQEKTTFTCPYGTFAYRRMPFGLCNAPATFQRCMMSIFTDLIEDIMEVFMDDFSVYGSSFTDCLANLCKVLERCEEKNLVLNWEKCHFMVKDGIVLGFYRRFIKDFSMIARPLTRLLCKEAKFVFDADCLAAFQILKKSLVSAPIVQPPDWDLPFEIMCDASDYAIGAVLGQRKDKKLHVIYYASRTLDDAQIKYATTEKELLAVVYAFEKFRSYLVGSKVIVHTDHAALKYLMTKKDAKPRLLRWILLLQEFDIEIRDKRGAENGVADHLSRMRVEAETPLDDTLPEENVYVITLLEDEYLDQADCCVMRQIQDDLPWFADFANYLCAGIEPPNLKGYERKIFDVWGIDFMGPFPSSYGNEYILVAVDYVSKWVEAVASKTNDSSVVKKMFKTVIFPRFGIPRVVISDGGSHFINKTFDKLLKKHGVKHKVATPYHPQTSGQVEISNREIKGILEKAVGKTRKDWAVKLDDALWAYRTAYKTPLGTTPFNLVYGKSCHLPVELEYSGFWATKLMNFDIKTAAERRMVQLNELDEIRLNAYENTKIYKERTKAWHDRKIIPRDFAAGDKVLLFNSRLKLFPGKLKSRWSGPFTITEVRPYGAVVLEENGRKFTVNGQRLKPYFTDAKPEEGTNIPLSEPDLA from the exons atgtgcattgactacaggaagctaaactcagccacaaggaaggaccacttcccacttcctttcattgaccagatgctggaaagactagccaaccacccctactactgttttctcgatggctactccgggttctttcagatacccattcatccagaggaccaagagaagacaacattcacctgtccatacggtacttttgcctacaggagaatgcccttcggattgtgcaatgctcctgccactttccagagatgcatgatgtcgatctttactgatcttattgaggacattatggaggtttttatggacgatttctcagtctacggttcttcatttaccgactgccttgctaatctgtgcaaggtgctggaaagatgtgaggagaagaacttggtgctaaattgggagaagtgccatttcatggtgaaagatggcattgttttg ggtttttacaggaggtttatcaaagacttctctatgatagcgaggccactcacccgtctgctgtgcaaagaagcgaagtttgtttttgatgctgactgcctcgctgcgtttcagattctcaagaagtctctagtcagtgctcccattgtgcagccaccagattgggacttgccatttgaaataatgtgtgacgcaagtgattacgcgattggagctgttttggggcagagaaaagacaagaaactccatgtgatctattatgccagccgaacgcttgatgatgctcaaatcaagtatgctaccactgagaaggagttgctggcagtagtttatgctttcgagaagttcaggtcctatttggtgggctcgaaagtaattgtgcacacagatcatgcagccttgaagtacctgatgacgaaaaaagatgctaaaccgagactcttaaggtggatcttactgctacaggagtttgatattgagatcagagacaagagaggagcagaaaatggagtggcagatcatctttcccgaatgagagtggaagctgaaacaccactggatgatacattacccgaggagaatgtctatgtgatcaccttgctggaggatgagtatttggatcaggctgattgctgtgtcatgagacaaattcaggatgatctcccatggtttgcagactttgcaaactacctatgtgctggaattgaaccaccgaacctgaaggggtatgagaggaaaa tttttgatgtatggggaattgattttatgggccctttcccatcttcttatggaaatgagtacatcctggttgcggttgattatgtctccaagtgggtggaagcagtagccagcaagacaaatgactctagtgttgtcaagaaaatgttcaagacagtcatttttccaagattcgggatcccgagagtggttattagtgatggaggctctcacttcatcaacaagacgttcgataaactgctgaagaaacatggagtaaagcataaggtagctacaccttatcatcctcagacaagtgggcaggttgaaatatcgaaccgagaaatcaaggggattttggagaaggctgtaggcaaaacaaggaaagactgggctgtgaagcttgatgacgccttatgggcgtatagaaccgcctacaagactcccttgggcaccactccttttaatctggtctatggaaagtcttgtcacctacctgtggaattggagtacagtggtttttgggcaacgaagttgatgaacttcgacattaaaaccgctgcagaaaggaggatggttcagttgaacgagctggacgagattcggttgaacgcctatgagaacaccaaaatctacaaggaaagaactaaggcgtggcatgacagaaagataatcccgagagacttcgctgctggagacaaagtccttctgttcaactctagactcaagctatttcctggaaagcttaagtctcgttggtccggacCTTTCACCATCACAGAGGTTAGACCTTATGGAGCTGTTGTCTTGGAAGAGAATGGGAGGAAGTTCACAGTCAATGGCCAGAGGCTAAAACCTTACTTCACAGATGCAAAACCCGAAGAAGGAACCAACATTCCTTTATCGGAACCTGATCTCgcctaa